The Micromonospora sp. NBC_01740 genome includes a window with the following:
- a CDS encoding low temperature requirement protein A has translation MSASGAGRIRAAVSGRIQPGPGGVTRLELFLDLVFVYAFFNVTALMSANFHPVGLFEGFLVVALLWRCWASYAWFGNTVRFDRGIMPLVVFGAAAGIFVVAVTLPVAYADRPGGRWGPLVFAVAFVLVRLVPVAVTTLAGLNAGDRPLFARRAWLPLCVTSPLLLAAASLPALLPDRPPVRLAQVVLFTVATAVDYAGLAGLGSGDWRIGSVGHWAERHSLIVLVALGETIISIGTSRGLVGDPPITWSVLGGSALGVLVVIMLWWTYFDLARFAAEQSLRRLPGGATSLVGRDAYALLHLPMVGGLILLALGLKHALSATEVSTAGRWGTGSVLALHGGALLYLLGLLAFEKRGFDLVGRSVALGIGLLLAAAPVALNAPALGSLAILAACLGTAVIADRTVFAGRHRRLHEAVAGTVRRVTAVRPHQLFLDLIVVYAFIQITVLVTRQPSPAGLAQGLGVLALLWWSWCMYAWLESVAPRVSTLVRATVLAAGALTFVLGVAIPQAFSRVPGGLPGPLIVVACYVALRALHLAALFRVARGDPVLRAQAARAAVPTAAALALLVGATLTFPPLGRPIPPATAVCWTAAVVVDLAGGYLTSARDQGIRSIGQWPHRYNLVVLVALGEGFISTGVALADTSISAASLVTVALIVTLLAALWWTYVGTDRVLDRRLSQVSTGPRGAALARDVYTYLHLLTVAGLVLVALGLTTALAQAAQRPGAPLASLGHAALHGGVLVFLAADQLIWRRATGRFCRRRMLGLLVVALAAPATAALPSLASLVLLAAVGVAVATTTSLPAVAPPGGP, from the coding sequence ATGAGCGCGTCGGGGGCCGGGCGGATCCGCGCCGCGGTGTCCGGGCGGATCCAGCCCGGTCCGGGCGGGGTGACACGCCTGGAACTGTTCCTCGACCTGGTCTTCGTCTACGCGTTCTTCAACGTCACCGCGCTGATGTCGGCGAACTTCCACCCCGTCGGGCTGTTCGAGGGGTTCCTGGTGGTCGCGCTGCTGTGGCGGTGCTGGGCGTCGTACGCCTGGTTCGGCAACACGGTGCGCTTCGACCGGGGGATCATGCCGCTGGTCGTCTTCGGGGCGGCGGCCGGCATCTTCGTGGTCGCTGTCACCCTGCCGGTGGCGTACGCGGACCGGCCGGGTGGCCGGTGGGGGCCCCTCGTCTTCGCCGTCGCGTTCGTCCTGGTGCGCCTCGTGCCGGTGGCGGTCACCACCCTCGCCGGGCTGAACGCCGGCGACCGGCCCCTGTTCGCCCGACGCGCGTGGTTGCCGCTGTGCGTCACCTCGCCGCTGCTGCTGGCCGCCGCGTCCCTGCCGGCGCTGCTGCCGGACCGGCCGCCGGTGCGCCTCGCGCAGGTGGTGCTGTTCACCGTGGCCACCGCCGTCGACTACGCCGGCCTGGCGGGGCTCGGCTCGGGCGACTGGCGGATCGGGTCCGTCGGGCACTGGGCGGAACGGCACAGCCTGATCGTGCTCGTCGCCCTGGGCGAGACGATCATCTCGATCGGCACCAGCCGGGGACTGGTGGGCGACCCGCCGATCACCTGGTCGGTGCTCGGCGGCTCTGCCCTCGGCGTCCTCGTGGTGATCATGCTGTGGTGGACCTACTTCGACCTCGCCCGGTTCGCCGCCGAACAGTCGCTGCGGCGTCTGCCCGGCGGCGCCACGTCGCTGGTCGGCCGCGACGCCTACGCGCTGCTGCACCTGCCGATGGTCGGCGGCCTGATCCTGCTCGCGCTCGGCCTCAAACACGCCCTGAGCGCGACGGAGGTGAGCACCGCCGGCCGCTGGGGCACGGGCAGCGTGCTCGCCCTGCACGGCGGGGCGCTGCTCTACCTGCTCGGGCTGCTGGCCTTCGAGAAGCGCGGGTTCGACCTGGTGGGGCGCAGTGTCGCGCTCGGCATCGGGCTGCTGCTCGCCGCCGCACCGGTGGCCCTGAATGCGCCGGCGCTGGGATCGCTGGCGATCCTCGCCGCCTGCCTCGGCACCGCCGTGATCGCCGACCGTACCGTCTTCGCCGGGCGGCACCGCCGGCTGCACGAGGCGGTCGCCGGCACGGTGCGGCGGGTGACGGCGGTCCGCCCCCACCAACTCTTCCTCGACCTGATCGTCGTGTACGCGTTCATCCAGATCACCGTCCTGGTGACCCGTCAGCCGTCCCCGGCGGGGCTGGCGCAGGGCCTCGGTGTCCTGGCCCTGCTCTGGTGGTCCTGGTGCATGTACGCCTGGCTGGAGAGCGTGGCGCCCCGCGTCAGCACCCTGGTGCGGGCGACGGTGCTGGCGGCGGGCGCGTTGACCTTCGTGCTCGGCGTCGCCATCCCGCAGGCGTTCAGCCGCGTTCCCGGTGGGCTTCCCGGCCCGCTGATCGTGGTGGCCTGCTACGTGGCGCTGCGGGCGCTGCACCTCGCCGCGCTCTTCCGGGTCGCGAGGGGCGATCCGGTGCTGCGGGCCCAGGCGGCCCGGGCCGCCGTACCCACCGCGGCGGCGCTGGCGCTGCTGGTGGGCGCGACGCTGACCTTTCCCCCGCTCGGTCGGCCGATCCCCCCGGCCACCGCCGTGTGCTGGACGGCCGCGGTGGTGGTGGACCTGGCGGGCGGCTACCTGACCAGCGCCCGCGACCAGGGGATCCGCTCCATCGGGCAGTGGCCGCACCGGTACAACCTCGTCGTGCTCGTCGCCCTCGGAGAGGGATTCATCTCCACCGGCGTCGCACTGGCCGACACGTCGATCTCAGCGGCTTCCCTGGTCACCGTCGCGTTGATCGTCACCCTGCTCGCCGCCCTGTGGTGGACGTACGTCGGCACCGACCGTGTCCTCGACCGGCGGCTGTCGCAGGTGTCGACCGGCCCTCGCGGCGCGGCCCTGGCCCGGGACGTCTACACCTACCTGCACCTGTTGACCGTCGCCGGTCTGGTCCTGGTCGCCCTCGGCCTGACGACGGCGCTGGCCCAGGCGGCCCAGCGGCCGGGCGCGCCGCTGGCGTCGCTGGGACACGCCGCCCTGCACGGCGGCGTGCTCGTCTTCCTCGCCGCCGACCAGCTGATCTGGCGACGCGCGACGGGCCGGTTCTGCCGGCGACGGATGCTCGGGCTGCTGGTGGTGGCGCTCGCGGCTCCGGCGACCGCCGCGCTGCCCAGCCTCGCGTCGCTGGTGCTGCTCGCGGCGGTCGGCGTCGCGGTCGCCACCACCACCTCGCTGCCCGCCGTCGCGCCGCCCGGCGGCCCTTGA